The genomic region ggtgaactttactgtcaacggtcacaactacgacaaagggtaTTATTTGGGTGAcgatatctatcctcagtggaccactattgtaaagacaatacccaaccctgtcggagagaaaaggaaaagatttgcccaagagcaagagagtgctagaaaggatgttgaGCGTGCCTTTgatgttttgcaatctcgatggggcatcgttcggtatcctgctaatacatgaagcacgcagaaactatgggaggtgatgactacttgtgtgatcatgcacaatatgatcgtagaagacgagcacccggaacgtctgtacgatcaaggcttcCAATTTCAGGGTgggaatgttgtgcctgagcatggagtagcggcaacatttgagcaattcactcagtttcatgaagacatgcgtgattgagaaactcacgtgcaactacaaaatgatttggttgagtataCGTGGACTCATGTtgacaaccaatagatgtatcttcttttattcgtttgcaaaactatgtgaaacatttttatttttatttggcctgtaaaactatactatttatttggaCGGCTCAACTATTTTACTTGTTAAATTTTCATTTCACAATGTGCTGAATGCAATGTAAAATTCAGCGGCCAGCCGACCATGCctgcacatatgggtcggcgcgttgaaCGCGTTGTCGACCCATATGAAAAACAAAACGGATGTCGAGCAGGCGGCCGacccaaacaaacaaaaagcagatGAAATCGCCGTTTGTTTAGGTCGGCCCATTGGAGAACCCGGAGGGAGGTAGTGGTAACATAATTCGTCGTTCTGGGCAGCGCGTCGGTCCATAGCCAAAGCCATACTTGTACTGTACGTACGTGAGCGAGAGCCGAGAGAATTTGCATTGACGTGTCTGTGCTCGCCGCTCGATGCGGCTATAACCACCCACCCAGCTCGTCCGTTTCACTTCGCCGCTCAAGCTACACTGGTGCACGTGCTCGGCGCCGCGCCGCCATGGGCTTCAGCTTCCTCCCCGTGATGGAGTACCTCTCACGCCGCGCCTTCCACGCCGCCGGCCTCTGCCCCCACACCGTCACCCTCCCCTGCGACCCCGGCGAAGGCAGCGGGACCCAAACGATCCACTACTGGGCTCCGGCGCCGGCGGGGGAGCCGCGCCTGCCGCCGCTCCTCCTCATCCACGGCTTCGGGCCCATGGCGACCTGGCAGTGGCGCCGCCAGGTGGGCGCCTTCTCCCGCCGCTTCCACGTCGTCGTCCCGGACCTGCTCTGCTTCGGCGTCTCCGCCCCCTGCCCCTCCTCCCCGGCGCCCTCCGAGTCGGCGCAGGCCGCCGCGCTGGCCGCGCTGCTCGACGCGCTCCCGGGTCTCCCGGCGACGGCGCGCGTCGCCGTGGCCGGCACGAGCTACGGCGGGTTCGTGGCCTACTCCCTGGCGCGCGCGGCGGGGCCCGCGAGGGTCGGCCCCGTGGTGATATCCAACTCGGACCTGCTCAAGACGGCCGAGGACGACCGGGCGTTCCTCCAGCGCGCCGGCGGCGAGTGGGCGAGCGCGGCCGACTTGCTCATGCCGCTGGACGCGCGCACGGCGCGGCGGCTCATGGAGCTGTCGTTCTACCGGAGGCAGGTCACCTCCATGCTGCCGGACTTCCTGATCAGAGAGGCCGTGCAGGTGGCCCGTCCATTGTTGCCGCTGCACCACCCTAATAATTGATCGATAAATGCCAGTACAGTACTGAGCAGTGATCTTGTCAATTCGCAGAGACTTTTCAGTGATAAGAGGGAGGAGAAGATCGAGCTGATGAAGGCCATAACTGTAGGGACTGATGAGTTCCAACTTACGCCCTTGGAGCAGGTAAAAATCTGAACAGAATGAAGGGCAAATTCGACGCAGCCACACTGTATTCTGTTTCTGAAATACAGTAGTGCAACAAAATATTCTGTTAACTTTGCGTTCGATCTTATGAATGGCAGGATGTTTTGCTCGTCTGGGGAGACCACGACCAGATATTCCCTTTGGACAAGGCATTTGCTGTCAAGAGGTAATCCATAGCCATCCCAGTGCAAGAACTGACAGTGACTTGAAATGGTCGATCCTACTTTTGCTCCATTGCTTACCATGGTCCATATATACTGTAAAATACTAGTAAAATTGCCACACTGTAATGCAAATTTGAAAATTGCAGCATAACCCCCTGTCTGCTTACTGCTAGTGTGCTTCCGATGGTTTcaggtgcttgggagagaatgtgAGGTTGGAAATCTTCAAGGAAACCGGGCATGTGCCGCAGATGGAGGACCCGAATCGGTTCAACGAGGTCGTCTTGGACTTCTTACTTGCCTCTCAAAAGTCCCCAAACCAGCATGATCAGTAGTTCAAATGGTCAGCTCCGTCCTGAATCCAGAGTACCACAGAGCATTCCTGAACTTGAATGACCCCATACAAAGTTCGCAGGAATTTTGCAATACATATGAAAATGCTCCAAGTTGTTCAGTAATGTTGCTAATGCATCGTACACTATAGTATGTTGTAAATTAGTATATGATTCAGCCCTTGAGCCGGAAGAATGCTTGCAGATACCTGTCTCTGCTGGATCCATTCAGGATGCAGTATAACAAGTACAGTAGCAGAGAAGAACCCTCTAAACTGTGACCTTGTCGTGTAATTTTTGTGGATCTGTTTAGAAAACATTTTTCATTGAGCATACATCATACTATGTGCTAGCCCTACAGATATCCAGTACGCCTTTGCTTCTTAAAACAAATATGTGCATAAACGGCTGTAGTTAACTTCCATCCTCGCAGACTTAGAAGCCAAAAGCCATGTGTTGCTTAATATTTATTTCCCCTTGCTAGTTGCTATGTGTGGAACATGGGTTTTTTGTTTCATTTCCACAAGCAATCAACAAAGTGAGGAACTCATCAGAAAGACCCAAAAAATGGCACTACAGTCAAGCAGTTTGGTTCCACTACATACACATTCAGAAGAAGAAAAATCAGGCCTCAGTGGTAATTCGACATGCCGAATGACAACACACATTTTGATGGAGCACTCCAAAAAATTGCACGAGTCTAGCGAGGAGCACCATCCTCTGCCTCCTGCGATTTCCCCGGGCGGAATCTCCTCATCCACTTCCTCTGGTTGGCGGTGAGCTCGTCAGGGCGCACCGAGCCGGTTTGGGCAGGGAGCTCGGccgggagcgcggcggcggtgccgGTGAGGGCGTTGAGCACCAGGAAGGCGAGGATGGGGGACAGGTCCAGCCCGCCCAGCGGCGGGATGATGCCCCGGAAGATGTTCAGGTACGGATCACACACCGTGCTGCACGCGATAACAACATCTTCAGAAAGTCACCAGACCAAACTGTGCGTCTGTTCCGTGAAGCAAAAGCCTTTCTGCTTTCGCACTGTCGCGCCTCCTTACGACTTTTAACTAAGATAAGATTATGATTGTGATTGCGATCATTGCGTCTTAGTGGTAGTAGGTGCCAGTGACCAATTTCAAGTTCTCTGAATCATCTTAGTGGTGGTTTTCTGACGCATCATTTGTACTACTGCTGTGCTGGGATGATAATGCGCCTTAGAGTTTGCAATGTGTGCGCGTACCTGAGGGGCGAGACGATCGCGGGCGGCGTGTTGGGGAACCAGGTGAGCACGAGCCGGATGACGAGCACGGTGTTGTAGAGGCTGAGGAAGCTGTTGACGCCGTTGGACACCACCATGCCGGCCACGGACCCGCCCAGCACCGCCGCGAAGCAGCCCTCGCCGCCGGCCAGCGGGCACGCCGCCTGCCGCATCGCCACCATCCTCTGCCTCCCGCTCTGCTCCTCGCATCGGCCGGGCGCGCGACGTTAGTTCGGAAGATCGCCCGCGTGCGCTTTCACGAAGCCCCACTGGGGCGTGGACGTTTGCGTACCTGGGAGAAGGTggagaggtggtggcggaggtcgAAGAGCGGCCTCAGGAGCGGGTGGGCGGCCGCCGCGGCGGCGAGCTCGTCGAGGCGGCGCGCGAGAGGGGCGAGGTCCGGGGCGGGGAGCGCGCGCGGGCGCTGGGCCCCCGGGAACGGAACGCGGAGTACGGCGAGCAGGAGCGGCGGCGCCGACGCGTGGTGCTGCTGCTGCGGGTCGGCGTGCGGCGAGGCCATTGGATGAGAGTTGGAGCGGGCACGTCGGAGAGACGTGGATGGGGCACGAGACGAGAGGTTGGAGATAACGTTCGAAGCGCGAGATATTAAACAACTTTTGCGGTTTGGCCCTTGTCGCATTACGAAATTCGCCAGAGATCCTCAAAAAGATACGGATATTCAtctatctatactactattattaaatctatctatatctatactagtattattaaacaagcaaacatattcatcGCTAAGTGCATACAGCCTTACGTACACACAACAACACGAACTAATTACAGCCGCACGATCAGCGACACTTAATTTAATCTAACCATTAAAATTATATTAACCCACGTCAAAAGTGCGTTTAGCCATTTGTCtaggcggacgaaaactctgccgaGAAAGTTCCCCGCCCCGCATCCCGTTCGTGTATCCTATAAACTAGAAAACAAACACCGCGAGAATAAATAAGGcgtttgaaaaagagaaagaaaataactACCATGCATTCGGAGGAGCAATCAGTGGAAACTTACCACGCGGGAGAACAGGGTCGCATGCACCAGGTAATTATTGGGCTCCCGCTAATCAAGGTAGAAAATGAAGAAAATTAAAGCAAGCAAAACCATCTTGAATATTCGTCCTGCAAATAGGACGCCTTAATACGAACAAAGGCGTGGCCCAGCGGCTCTTCACGTTCGCTCACCGGCGCAGCGAACATGTTCGCCACCGATGTCCGCGCTGCCATGGGCAGGAGCCCGGACCATTTGCGCTACTGGCACGCCTTCTCGACATGGTATTCCACGGCCGACGCGGTAAAAAAATGATCTCTTCATTCAATTGGACAAGAACCTTTCCGCCGCTGTTGAGGAAGTCTTCAAGCTTCTCGGTCATGC from Triticum aestivum cultivar Chinese Spring chromosome 4A, IWGSC CS RefSeq v2.1, whole genome shotgun sequence harbors:
- the LOC123084725 gene encoding 4,5:9,10-diseco-3-hydroxy-5,9,17-trioxoandrosta-1(10),2-diene-4-oate hydrolase — protein: MGFSFLPVMEYLSRRAFHAAGLCPHTVTLPCDPGEGSGTQTIHYWAPAPAGEPRLPPLLLIHGFGPMATWQWRRQVGAFSRRFHVVVPDLLCFGVSAPCPSSPAPSESAQAAALAALLDALPGLPATARVAVAGTSYGGFVAYSLARAAGPARVGPVVISNSDLLKTAEDDRAFLQRAGGEWASAADLLMPLDARTARRLMELSFYRRQVTSMLPDFLIREAVQRLFSDKREEKIELMKAITVGTDEFQLTPLEQDVLLVWGDHDQIFPLDKAFAVKRCLGENVRLEIFKETGHVPQMEDPNRFNEVVLDFLLASQKSPNQHDQ
- the LOC123084726 gene encoding ylmG homolog protein 2, chloroplastic → MASPHADPQQQHHASAPPLLLAVLRVPFPGAQRPRALPAPDLAPLARRLDELAAAAAAHPLLRPLFDLRHHLSTFSQSGRQRMVAMRQAACPLAGGEGCFAAVLGGSVAGMVVSNGVNSFLSLYNTVLVIRLVLTWFPNTPPAIVSPLSTVCDPYLNIFRGIIPPLGGLDLSPILAFLVLNALTGTAAALPAELPAQTGSVRPDELTANQRKWMRRFRPGKSQEAEDGAPR